The proteins below are encoded in one region of Bremerella sp. P1:
- the gltB gene encoding glutamate synthase large subunit: MIQPNQPTSRTYRTERPGKEGLYDPAMERENCGVGFVAHIKGKRTHQMVLDAEAMNINMDHRGGCGCEANTGDGAGMLTALPLEFLARVAKEDLHTELPEPGKFAAGIVFLPRDVKSREHCKKTVEKLIEEHGQVLVGWRKVPTNPEGADIGPTALACMPEIEMLIVSAGGDLEGDAFERQLYMIRKRASHLLRGDVDLVQRTLFYICSLSTKVIIYKGMLTTAQLVPFYRDLQCEDYTTHLAMVHSRFSTNTFPSWDRAQPNRFMAHNGEINTVRGNANWMKAREGQAKSELFGDELKKLFPIVEPECSDSGTFDNVLEFLLMGGRTLQEAVMMMVPEAWQKHETMAEDKRAFYEYHSSLMEPWDGPASVAFTDGRYIGAVLDRNGLRPSRYYVTSDDRVIMASEVGVVPVDPSIVIEKGRLQPGRMFLINFEEGRLIPDEELKSSFARERPYSNWLREQRIELAELSPNEEPHGFDPETLLQRMQAFGFTSETLNFMLLPLIEQKRDPIGSMGNDSALACLSDKPRMLYDYFKQLFAQVTNPAIDSIREEVVMSLECYIGPESNLLETSPEHAHRLLVPHPILTNEELAAFSHMDHRGWKTKVIDVTFARSEGTDGLVKALDRICAEAESAIDEGYSNIVLSDRKISAERVPVSMLLVTGAVHHHLVRAAKRTQIGIILETGEAREVHHHCLLVGYGADAINPYLAFEALWQSRADGLFKSDEYPDDDSLVAAYRKGVAKGILKVMGKMGISTLQSYKGAQIFEALGLQDEVIKRCFAGTSSRVQGVNFKVLAEELLRRHELGYPLREDGRLPVLPNQGEFHWRAGGERHAWSPDAIANIQVAARTNSREAYNQFAKLVNEDSRNRCMLRGLLTFTEDAKSIPIEEVMPASEIVKRFCTGAMSYGSISGEAHESLAIAMNRIGGKSNTGEGGEDSVRFQPMENGDSKRSAIKQVASGRFGVTINYLTNADEIQIKISQGAKPGEGGELPGKKVDEYIARLRYSTPGVGLISPPPHHDIYSIEDLSQLIHDLKNANPEARISVKLVSEIGVGTIAAGVAKAKADHILIAGDNGGTGASPLTSIKHAGLPWELGIAETHQTLVMNDLRSRVILQTDGGLKTGRDVVIAAILGAEEMGFSTAPLITLGCIMMRKCHLNTCPVGIATQDPELRKKFKGEPEHVVNYLFMVAEEARELMAKLGVKTMDELIGRVDLLESNKAIQHWKADGLDLTPLLKPAENKNPNSPQYNVMKQDHRLELALDNMLIEKSQPALEKKEKVRIETPIININRTVGTTLSHEIAKRYGENGLPDETIHVKLHGSAGQSIGAFLAAGVTLELEGDANDYVGKGLSGGRVIIYPHKSSSFKAEENMLVGNVCLYGATRGQAFFRGRAAERFCVRNSGAHTVVEGVGDHGCEYMTGGRVVVLGSTGRNFAAGMSGGVAYIWDYEGNFLQNCNLGMVELERLDNPSDIVEVKGLIQMHAKYTQSPVAEKVLADWETAVTQFVKVMPIDYKRVLNERMQHDEEEDVQLSGAESNG, encoded by the coding sequence AACTGCGGCGTTGGTTTTGTTGCCCACATCAAGGGCAAACGAACCCACCAGATGGTCCTCGATGCCGAGGCGATGAATATCAACATGGACCACCGTGGCGGTTGCGGCTGTGAAGCCAACACAGGCGACGGTGCCGGTATGTTGACGGCCCTGCCGCTGGAGTTTCTGGCTCGTGTTGCCAAGGAAGATCTCCATACCGAACTGCCGGAACCAGGTAAGTTCGCCGCCGGTATCGTCTTCCTGCCCCGCGATGTCAAGTCGCGCGAGCATTGCAAGAAGACGGTCGAAAAGCTGATCGAAGAACATGGTCAGGTTCTCGTTGGCTGGCGCAAAGTGCCTACCAATCCCGAAGGCGCCGACATCGGTCCTACCGCGCTGGCATGTATGCCTGAAATTGAGATGCTGATCGTCTCGGCCGGTGGTGACCTGGAAGGGGATGCCTTCGAACGCCAACTGTACATGATCCGTAAGCGTGCCAGCCACTTGCTTCGCGGCGATGTCGACCTCGTTCAGCGCACGCTGTTCTACATCTGTAGCTTGTCGACCAAGGTCATCATCTATAAGGGGATGCTGACGACGGCTCAACTGGTGCCGTTCTACCGTGACCTGCAGTGCGAAGACTACACCACGCACCTGGCGATGGTTCACTCGCGGTTCAGCACCAATACGTTCCCTTCGTGGGACCGTGCCCAGCCGAATCGCTTCATGGCCCACAACGGTGAAATCAATACGGTTCGCGGTAACGCCAACTGGATGAAGGCCCGCGAAGGTCAGGCCAAGAGCGAACTGTTCGGTGACGAACTGAAGAAGCTCTTCCCGATCGTCGAGCCAGAATGTTCCGACTCCGGTACGTTTGACAACGTCCTCGAGTTCCTGCTGATGGGCGGTCGTACATTGCAGGAAGCCGTCATGATGATGGTTCCCGAAGCGTGGCAGAAGCACGAAACGATGGCCGAAGACAAGCGTGCGTTCTACGAATACCACTCCAGCTTGATGGAGCCATGGGACGGTCCGGCTTCGGTCGCGTTTACCGATGGTCGCTACATTGGTGCCGTGCTCGATCGCAATGGTCTGCGTCCGAGTCGTTACTACGTGACGTCCGACGACCGCGTGATCATGGCCAGTGAAGTGGGGGTTGTGCCTGTCGATCCGAGCATCGTGATCGAAAAGGGCCGCCTGCAGCCAGGACGTATGTTCCTGATCAACTTCGAAGAAGGCCGCCTGATTCCTGACGAAGAGCTCAAGAGCAGCTTCGCTCGCGAACGTCCTTACTCCAACTGGCTTCGCGAACAACGCATCGAACTGGCCGAGCTGAGCCCGAACGAAGAGCCACACGGCTTCGATCCCGAGACCCTGCTGCAACGTATGCAGGCCTTCGGTTTCACGTCCGAAACGCTCAACTTCATGCTGTTGCCGCTGATCGAGCAAAAGCGTGATCCGATCGGCTCGATGGGTAACGACTCGGCCCTAGCATGCTTGAGCGACAAGCCTCGCATGCTGTACGACTACTTCAAGCAGTTGTTCGCCCAGGTGACCAATCCGGCGATCGACTCGATTCGGGAAGAAGTCGTCATGTCGCTGGAATGCTACATCGGCCCGGAAAGCAACCTGCTGGAAACCTCGCCAGAGCATGCTCACCGTCTGCTGGTTCCGCATCCGATTCTGACCAACGAAGAGTTGGCTGCCTTCTCGCACATGGATCACCGTGGCTGGAAGACGAAGGTCATCGACGTCACGTTCGCTCGCAGCGAAGGTACCGACGGCCTGGTCAAAGCCTTGGATCGCATTTGTGCTGAAGCCGAATCGGCGATCGACGAAGGTTACAGCAACATTGTTCTGAGCGATCGTAAGATCAGTGCCGAACGCGTTCCGGTCAGCATGCTGCTGGTCACCGGTGCGGTTCACCATCACCTGGTGCGTGCCGCCAAGCGTACGCAGATCGGTATCATCCTCGAAACGGGCGAAGCTCGCGAAGTGCATCACCACTGCTTGCTGGTGGGTTACGGTGCCGATGCGATCAACCCCTACCTGGCATTTGAAGCTCTGTGGCAATCGCGTGCCGATGGCCTGTTCAAGTCCGACGAATACCCTGACGACGATTCCCTCGTGGCTGCTTACCGCAAAGGTGTCGCCAAGGGTATCCTCAAGGTGATGGGCAAGATGGGTATCAGTACGCTGCAGTCGTACAAGGGTGCTCAGATCTTCGAAGCCCTCGGTCTACAAGACGAAGTCATCAAGCGCTGCTTTGCTGGTACTTCCAGCCGCGTTCAGGGTGTGAACTTCAAGGTTCTCGCCGAAGAGCTGCTGCGTCGTCATGAACTAGGCTACCCACTGCGTGAAGACGGTCGTCTGCCGGTGCTGCCGAACCAAGGTGAATTCCACTGGCGAGCCGGCGGGGAACGCCATGCTTGGAGCCCCGATGCGATCGCCAACATCCAGGTCGCCGCACGAACCAACAGCCGCGAAGCGTACAACCAGTTCGCGAAGCTGGTCAACGAGGATTCTCGCAACCGCTGCATGCTGCGCGGCCTGCTCACCTTTACGGAAGACGCCAAGTCGATTCCGATCGAAGAGGTCATGCCTGCCAGCGAGATCGTCAAACGCTTCTGCACCGGGGCGATGAGCTACGGCTCGATCTCCGGCGAAGCCCACGAATCGCTCGCCATCGCCATGAATCGCATCGGCGGTAAGAGCAACACGGGCGAAGGTGGTGAAGACTCGGTTCGCTTCCAGCCCATGGAAAACGGCGACTCGAAGCGTTCGGCTATTAAGCAGGTCGCGTCGGGCCGTTTCGGTGTGACGATCAACTACCTGACCAACGCCGACGAGATTCAGATCAAGATCTCGCAGGGTGCCAAGCCCGGTGAAGGTGGTGAGCTGCCAGGCAAGAAGGTAGACGAGTACATCGCTCGCCTGCGTTACTCGACTCCTGGCGTCGGTCTGATCAGTCCTCCGCCGCATCACGATATTTACTCGATTGAAGACCTTTCGCAGCTGATTCACGATCTGAAGAACGCGAATCCGGAAGCTCGTATCAGCGTGAAGCTAGTCTCCGAAATCGGTGTCGGTACGATTGCTGCCGGGGTTGCCAAAGCCAAGGCCGATCATATCCTGATCGCCGGCGACAACGGCGGTACCGGTGCTTCCCCGCTGACCAGTATCAAGCATGCCGGTCTGCCCTGGGAACTGGGTATTGCCGAAACGCACCAGACCCTGGTCATGAACGACCTGCGTAGCCGTGTCATCCTTCAGACCGACGGTGGTTTGAAGACCGGTCGCGACGTCGTGATCGCTGCGATCCTGGGAGCCGAAGAAATGGGCTTCTCGACCGCACCGCTGATCACGTTGGGCTGCATCATGATGCGGAAGTGTCATCTCAACACCTGCCCGGTTGGTATCGCCACGCAAGACCCAGAGCTTCGTAAGAAGTTCAAGGGCGAACCTGAGCACGTCGTGAACTACCTGTTCATGGTCGCTGAGGAAGCTCGCGAACTGATGGCTAAGCTTGGCGTTAAGACGATGGACGAACTGATCGGCCGCGTCGACCTGCTTGAATCCAACAAGGCGATCCAGCATTGGAAAGCCGACGGTTTGGACCTGACTCCACTGCTGAAGCCAGCGGAAAACAAGAATCCGAATTCGCCACAATACAACGTGATGAAGCAGGATCACCGCCTGGAACTGGCTCTGGACAACATGCTGATCGAGAAGTCGCAGCCGGCTCTCGAGAAGAAAGAAAAGGTCCGGATCGAAACACCGATCATCAATATCAACCGTACCGTCGGCACCACGCTCAGCCACGAGATCGCCAAGCGATACGGTGAAAACGGCCTGCCGGACGAAACCATTCACGTCAAGCTGCATGGTTCGGCTGGTCAAAGTATTGGTGCCTTCCTGGCTGCCGGGGTAACCCTGGAGCTGGAAGGGGATGCGAACGACTACGTCGGCAAGGGCCTCTCAGGCGGTCGCGTCATCATCTATCCTCACAAGTCAAGTTCCTTCAAGGCGGAAGAGAACATGCTCGTGGGTAATGTCTGCCTGTATGGGGCGACACGGGGTCAGGCCTTCTTCCGAGGTCGGGCTGCCGAACGATTCTGTGTCCGGAACAGCGGTGCGCACACTGTTGTCGAAGGAGTTGGAGATCACGGATGTGAATACATGACCGGGGGCCGCGTGGTCGTCCTGGGCTCGACTGGCCGCAACTTCGCAGCCGGTATGAGTGGCGGTGTCGCCTACATTTGGGATTACGAAGGCAACTTCCTGCAAAATTGCAATCTGGGAATGGTCGAGCTAGAGCGGTTGGACAACCCCAGCGACATCGTGGAGGTAAAAGGCCTGATCCAAATGCATGCCAAGTACACGCAGTCGCCGGTGGCCGAGAAGGTTCTCGCCGACTGGGAAACTGCGGTCACTCAGTTCGTGAAGGTCATGCCGATTGATTACAAGCGTGTCCTCAACGAACGCATGCAACACGATGAAGAAGAAGATGTTCAACTAAGCGGAGCCGAAAGCAATGGGTAA
- a CDS encoding glutamate synthase subunit beta → MGKPTGFMEFQRNTIPYRDPLVRINDYNEFQIEVTDSHLQTQGARCMDCGVPFCQSTTGCPVDNLIPEWNDLIYKGRWREALDRLHKTNNFPEFTGRVCPAPCENACVLGITNPPVAIKNIECSIIDRGFEEGWVTAMVPEHRTGKKVAVIGSGPAGLAAAEQLNKAGHNVTVYERDDRIGGLLMYGIPNMKLDKDTVQRRVDLMEAAGVKFVTNAHVGQNIDIAELKDQNDAIILAVGATKPRDLPIPGRDLNGVHFAMEFLRANTKSLMDSNLEDGNYISAEGKNVIVIGGGDTGTDCIGTSIRHGCTSMVNFELLPKPPAERAPDNPWPQWARVFRVDYGHQEAEAKFGNDPREFCILSKEFIDDGNGNVAGIKTVTVQWTKDDSGRWNMAEVPGSEKVFKADLVLLAMGFLGPEATLVEKLGMETDQRSNFKAEYGRFATSVDGVFAAGDCRRGQSLVVWAINEGRAAARECDKYLMGVSSLP, encoded by the coding sequence ATGGGTAAGCCTACTGGGTTTATGGAATTTCAGCGGAACACCATTCCCTATCGTGATCCGCTGGTTCGTATCAACGACTACAACGAATTTCAAATTGAAGTCACCGACAGCCATCTGCAAACGCAGGGTGCTCGGTGCATGGACTGCGGCGTTCCGTTTTGCCAAAGCACGACTGGATGTCCTGTCGATAACCTGATTCCTGAGTGGAACGACCTGATCTACAAAGGCCGCTGGCGGGAAGCACTCGATCGTCTGCACAAGACGAACAACTTCCCCGAGTTCACCGGTCGCGTGTGCCCTGCTCCTTGCGAAAACGCTTGCGTGCTGGGTATCACCAACCCACCGGTTGCGATCAAGAACATCGAATGTTCGATCATCGATCGCGGCTTCGAAGAAGGTTGGGTCACCGCGATGGTGCCTGAGCACCGCACCGGTAAGAAGGTCGCCGTGATCGGTTCCGGTCCAGCTGGTTTGGCCGCGGCTGAACAGCTGAACAAGGCCGGCCACAACGTGACTGTGTACGAACGCGACGACCGCATCGGTGGTCTGCTGATGTACGGCATTCCGAACATGAAGCTCGACAAGGACACCGTCCAGCGTCGTGTCGACCTGATGGAAGCTGCCGGCGTCAAGTTCGTTACCAATGCTCACGTTGGTCAGAACATCGACATCGCCGAACTGAAAGATCAAAACGACGCCATCATTCTGGCCGTCGGTGCGACTAAGCCCCGCGATCTGCCGATCCCTGGCCGTGACCTCAACGGCGTTCACTTTGCCATGGAATTCCTGAGGGCCAACACCAAGAGCCTGATGGACTCGAACCTGGAAGATGGCAACTACATTTCTGCTGAAGGCAAGAATGTGATCGTCATCGGTGGTGGTGACACGGGTACTGACTGCATCGGTACCTCGATCCGTCATGGCTGCACCAGCATGGTCAACTTTGAACTGCTGCCGAAGCCGCCGGCCGAGCGTGCTCCGGATAACCCGTGGCCGCAATGGGCTCGTGTCTTCCGCGTCGACTACGGTCACCAGGAAGCCGAAGCGAAGTTCGGCAACGATCCTCGCGAATTCTGCATCCTGTCGAAGGAATTCATCGACGATGGCAACGGCAACGTCGCTGGCATCAAGACGGTGACGGTCCAGTGGACCAAGGATGACAGCGGTCGCTGGAACATGGCCGAAGTCCCCGGCAGCGAGAAGGTCTTCAAGGCCGACCTCGTCCTGCTGGCCATGGGCTTCCTCGGTCCCGAAGCGACCCTCGTTGAAAAGCTTGGTATGGAAACGGATCAACGATCCAACTTCAAAGCCGAATATGGACGCTTCGCCACGTCAGTCGACGGCGTCTTCGCCGCCGGTGACTGCCGCCGCGGTCAGAGCCTGGTTGTCTGGGCCATCAACGAAGGCCGAGCCGCTGCTCGCGAGTGCGATAAGTACTTGATGGGTGTCAGCTCACTGCCGTAA
- a CDS encoding dihydrodipicolinate synthase family protein: MNDLAQKILENPIDNYPAATVACFDPTCGDLPRRKLDEKRLVSYLEKLAAAGAEAVLLAASTGHGHLRTVEELERWFEVAAQANAPSLVRMALLRPEDGEEANRKLVALLREHAYPVVFIRPGTNLPAHATDAQIVENMRPLVEMIAEAGMAVGVYSIPDVSGVKLPATATEKLLDLPGGDKIVAAKITEADYLTSTREYLLSPRLAKLKIVQGWDPHLAQALSEGPRSNIENKQRVGVTSGPMSFAVYQYLYMLEAAKEHDWNELALAQKAVTALFEAMQDDPTKFADLQRAKFIMGLGLPLTGSFETEQVEKVLTALEHLPRKSDQKRLAKSLDLMGDGPYHDRLAALYA, encoded by the coding sequence ATGAATGATCTTGCCCAAAAGATTCTAGAGAATCCCATCGATAACTATCCTGCGGCCACCGTGGCCTGCTTTGATCCAACCTGCGGTGATCTTCCACGGCGGAAGCTCGATGAGAAGCGACTGGTCAGCTATCTCGAAAAGTTAGCCGCCGCGGGTGCCGAGGCCGTTTTGCTGGCGGCATCGACTGGGCATGGTCACTTACGGACGGTCGAAGAACTCGAGCGTTGGTTCGAAGTCGCGGCCCAAGCCAACGCACCTTCGCTGGTACGCATGGCCCTGCTCCGCCCGGAAGATGGCGAAGAGGCGAATCGCAAGCTGGTCGCGCTGTTGCGGGAACACGCCTACCCGGTGGTCTTCATTCGTCCCGGCACGAACTTGCCTGCCCATGCCACGGATGCTCAGATCGTCGAGAACATGCGTCCCCTGGTCGAGATGATCGCCGAAGCAGGCATGGCGGTGGGCGTCTATTCCATTCCGGACGTTAGTGGCGTTAAGCTGCCAGCAACCGCCACCGAAAAACTGCTCGACCTGCCTGGGGGCGATAAGATCGTGGCGGCCAAGATCACCGAAGCCGATTACCTGACAAGCACGCGCGAGTACCTCCTCAGTCCGCGGTTGGCCAAACTGAAGATCGTCCAAGGATGGGACCCGCATCTCGCCCAGGCACTCAGCGAAGGCCCGCGCTCGAACATCGAAAACAAGCAGCGAGTCGGCGTGACGTCCGGTCCGATGTCGTTTGCCGTCTATCAATACCTTTACATGCTGGAAGCGGCCAAAGAGCACGACTGGAACGAACTGGCGCTGGCCCAGAAAGCGGTCACCGCTCTCTTCGAGGCGATGCAGGACGATCCCACCAAGTTCGCCGACCTGCAGCGAGCCAAGTTCATCATGGGCCTGGGACTGCCGCTGACTGGAAGCTTTGAAACCGAACAGGTCGAGAAAGTTCTTACGGCACTCGAACACTTGCCACGCAAGTCCGATCAAAAACGCCTGGCCAAAAGCTTAGACCTGATGGGAGACGGCCCGTACCACGATCGCTTGGCGGCGTTATATGCGTAA
- a CDS encoding MBL fold metallo-hydrolase, protein MKIRLLMPSVDSQSRLQFTVSILIDEHISIDTGGLPYLGCIDVQRAVDQVLLTHSHIDHIGGLPLFLDNIYAPSPECPTVYASEATWNCLENHIFNDQVWPDLERIAGTEFPFYRKQIIDAHRPITIADYQVTPIPLEHIVPTLGYVFEGETGSALFAWDTAPFLEFEKIAESIPNLKIIFLDASFPNQMQWLAEKSLHTTPGQFKRQIENVAPDVRIVAVHLKPGFHDQVSEELKSLNMPNVEVACRDAVYEI, encoded by the coding sequence ATGAAGATTCGCCTGCTTATGCCGTCAGTCGATTCCCAAAGTCGGCTGCAGTTTACGGTCTCGATTTTGATTGATGAGCATATCTCAATCGATACCGGCGGGCTCCCTTACCTCGGCTGCATCGACGTGCAGCGTGCTGTCGACCAGGTGCTTCTGACGCACTCGCACATCGACCACATTGGCGGGCTGCCTCTGTTCCTCGATAACATCTACGCGCCATCGCCTGAGTGCCCGACGGTCTATGCCAGCGAAGCGACGTGGAACTGCTTGGAGAACCACATCTTCAACGATCAGGTGTGGCCCGATCTGGAGCGTATCGCTGGAACCGAATTCCCGTTCTATCGCAAGCAGATCATCGACGCGCATCGCCCGATCACGATTGCTGATTACCAAGTGACGCCGATCCCACTTGAGCACATCGTACCGACGCTCGGGTATGTCTTTGAAGGGGAAACAGGCAGCGCGCTGTTTGCCTGGGACACGGCTCCTTTTTTAGAGTTCGAGAAGATCGCCGAGTCGATCCCGAACCTGAAGATCATCTTCCTCGATGCCAGCTTCCCTAACCAAATGCAGTGGCTGGCCGAGAAGAGCCTGCACACCACGCCAGGGCAATTCAAACGACAGATCGAAAACGTCGCCCCGGACGTCCGCATCGTCGCCGTACACTTGAAGCCAGGCTTCCACGATCAAGTGAGCGAAGAACTCAAGTCGCTGAACATGCCCAACGTAGAAGTTGCCTGTCGCGATGCCGTGTACGAGATCTAG
- a CDS encoding FAD-dependent oxidoreductase produces the protein MEKKRIIILGGGFGGVYTASELLRRLKRFHKANLDVEVILVSEENYITFQPLLPEVVSGAVEQLHVISPIRRTAPGVVLYSRQVEKIDIENKTIQLSPGRMPRSEVLPYDHLVIALGNQLAHNMVPGMYEHAIPFKYLGDALRLRNHIVQMLEEASVCQDDEERERLLTFVVAGGGFSGVECIAEMDDFLKKAVRSFPRITRNDLRMVLVQSADRILPEMKESLATYADKLLRRRGINIVLEHRLHEVSADRAIILCKKTKEHVTIPSRTVVATVPTEPHQVILDTPLECERGRILVSDEMESTSHPGVWSLGDCAAVPSGEGYYSPPTAQYAVRQAVICAENILATMLAKPRKRFKFAGLGKLASLGARCAVAEVLGFTFSGFIAWVMWRAIYVGKMPGLDRKIRVFLDWLKDFFLPRDITQLNVHNEQQVRREHLAAGQTLFHQGDFGDRLYFVAKGKLEIEVDGRVVNTTGEGDVIGEMALLSHNARSATVRAVESTDLVSLPRDAFDSIIQYVPGAAEAMAEIHRQRMQQNAEEEASADDPVQS, from the coding sequence ATGGAAAAGAAACGGATCATCATTCTCGGTGGCGGCTTCGGCGGCGTGTATACGGCGAGCGAACTGCTCAGACGCCTGAAACGTTTTCATAAAGCGAATCTCGATGTCGAAGTGATTCTCGTCAGCGAAGAGAATTACATCACCTTTCAGCCGCTGCTCCCTGAAGTCGTTTCAGGAGCGGTCGAACAGCTGCACGTCATCAGCCCCATTCGCCGCACCGCCCCCGGTGTCGTGCTGTACTCGCGGCAGGTCGAGAAGATCGATATCGAGAACAAGACCATACAACTTTCACCGGGACGTATGCCGCGCTCCGAGGTGCTTCCGTACGATCACCTGGTCATCGCCCTGGGCAATCAGCTGGCCCACAACATGGTGCCCGGCATGTACGAGCACGCGATCCCGTTTAAGTACCTGGGCGATGCCCTGCGGCTGCGGAATCACATTGTGCAGATGCTGGAGGAAGCGAGCGTTTGCCAAGACGACGAAGAACGCGAGCGGCTGTTAACGTTCGTGGTCGCTGGGGGTGGCTTCTCGGGCGTTGAATGCATTGCCGAAATGGATGACTTTCTGAAGAAGGCCGTCCGTTCATTTCCCCGCATCACACGCAATGACTTGCGGATGGTCTTGGTGCAAAGTGCCGATCGTATTTTGCCTGAGATGAAAGAAAGCCTCGCCACGTATGCCGATAAGCTGCTGCGTCGCCGTGGCATTAATATCGTTCTCGAGCATCGTCTGCACGAAGTCTCCGCTGATCGTGCGATCATCTTGTGTAAAAAGACCAAAGAGCATGTCACCATTCCGTCGCGGACGGTCGTGGCCACCGTGCCGACCGAACCGCATCAGGTCATTCTGGATACACCGCTGGAGTGCGAGCGAGGACGGATTCTCGTGAGCGATGAAATGGAATCGACCAGTCACCCTGGCGTCTGGAGTTTGGGCGACTGTGCGGCCGTGCCCAGTGGCGAAGGCTATTACAGCCCGCCCACTGCGCAGTATGCCGTCCGCCAGGCCGTGATCTGTGCCGAGAACATCCTGGCGACGATGCTGGCCAAGCCACGCAAGCGATTCAAATTTGCCGGTCTTGGCAAGCTGGCTTCTTTGGGCGCTCGCTGTGCCGTGGCCGAAGTGTTGGGCTTTACGTTCTCTGGCTTCATTGCCTGGGTCATGTGGCGGGCAATTTACGTTGGCAAGATGCCTGGTTTGGATCGCAAGATTCGCGTGTTCCTGGATTGGCTGAAAGACTTCTTCTTGCCGCGTGACATCACTCAGCTGAACGTCCACAACGAACAACAGGTTCGCCGCGAACACCTGGCCGCGGGGCAGACTCTCTTCCATCAGGGAGACTTTGGCGATCGCTTGTACTTCGTAGCGAAAGGAAAGCTCGAGATCGAAGTCGATGGCCGTGTGGTGAACACGACCGGCGAAGGCGACGTGATCGGCGAGATGGCACTGCTTTCTCACAATGCTCGCAGCGCGACCGTGAGGGCCGTCGAGTCGACCGACCTGGTCAGCCTCCCGCGCGATGCGTTCGATTCGATCATTCAGTACGTCCCTGGTGCTGCCGAAGCGATGGCGGAGATCCATCGGCAACGGATGCAGCAGAACGCGGAAGAAGAAGCTTCCGCCGACGACCCCGTGCAGAGCTAA